A genomic segment from Variovorax paradoxus B4 encodes:
- a CDS encoding TetR/AcrR family transcriptional regulator codes for MSPRIVPPAPSPPAARSTYRHGDLRRALLDAGIELARDGGPDAVALREVTRRAGVVPNAAYRHFASRRELLLAVRAAALSAAAGAMEKELAVLPCDQPPADFARAQVRAIGTAYLRFAQAEPGLFRTAFVVSSEDAEGEVGPGKAGASGKDPFQLLGAAIDRLVEAGALDPSHRPNAEYLAWSAVHGLALLIIEGPLKGMDAQSSHALGQRLIDMVERGL; via the coding sequence ATGAGCCCCCGCATCGTCCCGCCAGCCCCCAGCCCGCCCGCGGCCCGCAGCACGTACCGCCACGGCGACCTGCGCCGCGCGCTGCTCGATGCGGGCATCGAACTGGCCCGTGATGGCGGCCCTGATGCTGTGGCGCTGCGCGAGGTGACGCGGCGCGCGGGGGTGGTGCCCAATGCGGCGTACCGCCATTTCGCGAGCCGGCGGGAGCTGCTGCTGGCGGTGCGCGCGGCCGCGCTGTCGGCGGCGGCCGGGGCCATGGAAAAAGAGCTGGCGGTGCTGCCCTGCGACCAGCCGCCCGCCGACTTCGCGCGGGCGCAGGTGCGGGCCATCGGTACGGCCTATCTGCGCTTTGCCCAGGCCGAGCCGGGCCTGTTCCGTACCGCCTTCGTGGTGTCGTCGGAAGACGCCGAAGGCGAGGTGGGGCCGGGAAAGGCGGGGGCCAGCGGCAAGGACCCGTTCCAGCTGCTGGGCGCTGCGATCGACCGGCTCGTGGAAGCGGGTGCGCTCGACCCTTCGCACCGCCCGAACGCCGAATACCTGGCCTGGTCGGCCGTGCACGGCCTGGCGCTGCTGATCATCGAAGGACCGCTCAAGGGCATGGATGCGCAGTCGAGCCACGCGCTGGGGCAGCGGCTGATCGACATGGTGGAGCGGGGGCTCTAG
- a CDS encoding VOC family protein yields the protein MKVQSYLSFEGRCDEALAFYKKALGAEVVQLMRYSEAPEMPPSSDADASCGGGAPAADKVMHAVVRIGETELMASDGRCSGQPEFKGVMLALTAATDAQARQWFDALADGGQVMQPLTPTFFSSSFGMLADRFGVGWLLVVHAGQ from the coding sequence ATGAAAGTCCAGTCCTATCTGTCCTTCGAAGGCCGCTGCGACGAAGCGCTCGCGTTCTACAAGAAGGCGCTCGGCGCCGAAGTCGTGCAGCTCATGCGCTACAGCGAGGCGCCCGAAATGCCGCCCTCGTCCGATGCCGACGCCAGCTGCGGCGGCGGCGCGCCGGCGGCCGACAAGGTGATGCACGCGGTGGTGCGCATCGGCGAAACCGAGCTGATGGCCTCCGACGGCCGGTGCTCGGGCCAGCCGGAGTTCAAGGGCGTCATGCTGGCCCTCACCGCCGCCACCGACGCCCAGGCGCGCCAGTGGTTCGATGCGCTGGCCGATGGCGGCCAGGTGATGCAGCCGCTCACGCCGACCTTCTTCAGCTCCAGCTTCGGCATGCTCGCGGACCGCTTCGGCGTGGGCTGGCTGCTGGTGGTGCACGCCGGCCAGTAA
- a CDS encoding SRPBCC family protein → MLKKIALAVVALIAIVLIYAAVRPGSFRVERTARIAAPAEKIFPLINDFHRWGEWSPYEKLDPAMKRTFGGAPAGQGATYAWEGNDKAGAGRMEIAESTPASKIAIRLDFIKPFEARNMAEFTLQPEDGATQVTWAMHGPSPYIAKLMGIFFNMDQMIGKDFETGLANLKTASEK, encoded by the coding sequence ATGCTCAAGAAAATCGCCCTCGCCGTCGTCGCGCTGATCGCGATCGTGCTCATCTACGCCGCCGTCCGGCCCGGCAGCTTTCGCGTCGAGCGCACGGCGCGCATCGCGGCGCCGGCCGAGAAGATCTTTCCGCTGATCAACGACTTCCACCGCTGGGGCGAGTGGTCGCCCTACGAGAAGCTGGACCCGGCCATGAAGCGCACTTTCGGCGGCGCACCGGCCGGCCAGGGCGCGACCTACGCGTGGGAGGGCAACGACAAGGCGGGCGCGGGCCGCATGGAAATCGCCGAGTCCACGCCGGCTTCGAAGATCGCGATCCGGCTCGATTTCATCAAGCCCTTCGAAGCTCGCAACATGGCCGAGTTCACGCTGCAGCCAGAGGACGGCGCGACACAGGTGACCTGGGCCATGCACGGCCCGAGCCCCTACATCGCAAAGCTCATGGGCATCTTCTTCAACATGGACCAGATGATCGGCAAGGACTTCGAAACCGGCCTTGCCAACCTCAAGACGGCCTCCGAAAAGTAA
- a CDS encoding VOC family protein, whose amino-acid sequence MSPIHAYLTFDGNAAEAMRFYEKTLGGTMQMMMTVGEAPGTEQMPADAKRRIMHASLAYGDGMLMASDTVPGQTYEGMKGFGVALTLETVAEARRVFDAFAEGGTVSMPFDKTFWVEGFGMVTDRFGTPWLINGGKPLV is encoded by the coding sequence ATGTCTCCCATCCACGCCTACCTCACGTTCGACGGCAACGCGGCCGAGGCCATGCGCTTTTATGAAAAGACGCTCGGCGGCACCATGCAGATGATGATGACCGTCGGCGAAGCGCCCGGTACCGAGCAGATGCCCGCCGACGCCAAGAGGCGCATCATGCATGCGTCCCTGGCCTACGGCGACGGCATGCTGATGGCCTCCGACACCGTGCCCGGCCAGACCTACGAAGGCATGAAAGGCTTCGGCGTTGCGCTGACCCTCGAGACCGTCGCCGAAGCGCGCCGCGTGTTCGACGCCTTTGCCGAGGGTGGCACCGTCTCCATGCCTTTCGACAAGACCTTCTGGGTCGAGGGCTTCGGCATGGTGACCGACCGCTTCGGCACGCCGTGGCTCATCAACGGCGGCAAGCCGCTGGTCTGA
- a CDS encoding DHA2 family efflux MFS transporter permease subunit, with amino-acid sequence MTDTLDNNRKRWLALMVLCLGVLMIVLDTTIVNVALPSIRTDLGFTETSLVWVVNAYMLTFGGFLLLGGRLGDLYGHRRLFLIGLVLFTLASLACGLANSQALLVAARAVQGLGGAVVSAVALSLIMNIFTEPADRAKAMGVYGFVCAGGGSIGVLLGGLLTSTLSWHWIFLVNLPIGVAVYALCIALLPSARGHAHGEKLDVAGAVAVTLSLMLAVYAIVNGNEAGWQSAQTLGLLGAAVVLMVLFIAIEARVQHPLMPLGLFRLRSVSVSNVVGVLWAAAMFAWFFISALYMQLVLGYTPMQIGLAFLPANLIMAVFSLGISARLVMRFGIRRPLSVGLWLAAIGLALFARAPVNGSFVVDVLPGMLLLGLGAGMALNPLLLAAMSEVSPTESGLASGVVNTAFMMGGALGLAVLASAAVARTASMEAAGATLALALTGGYNLAFLIGAVFAAVAGLLGAVLLRTASPGSTQNNKDNNKGAAASAGTANRAAAS; translated from the coding sequence ATGACCGACACACTCGACAACAACCGAAAGCGCTGGCTCGCATTGATGGTGCTGTGCCTCGGCGTGCTGATGATCGTGCTCGACACCACGATCGTGAACGTGGCGCTGCCCTCGATCCGCACCGACCTCGGCTTCACCGAGACCTCGCTGGTCTGGGTGGTGAATGCCTACATGCTGACCTTCGGCGGCTTCCTGCTGCTGGGCGGGCGGCTGGGCGACCTGTACGGCCACCGCAGGCTTTTCCTGATCGGCCTCGTGCTGTTCACGCTGGCCTCGCTGGCCTGCGGCCTCGCCAACTCTCAGGCCCTGCTGGTCGCGGCGCGCGCGGTGCAGGGGCTGGGCGGCGCGGTGGTCTCGGCGGTGGCGCTCTCGCTGATCATGAACATCTTCACCGAGCCGGCCGACCGCGCCAAGGCGATGGGCGTCTATGGCTTCGTCTGCGCGGGCGGCGGCAGCATCGGCGTGCTGCTGGGCGGGCTGCTCACGAGCACGCTGAGCTGGCACTGGATCTTCCTGGTGAACCTGCCGATCGGCGTGGCGGTGTATGCGCTGTGCATTGCGCTGCTGCCCTCCGCGCGCGGCCATGCCCATGGCGAAAAGCTCGACGTGGCCGGCGCGGTGGCGGTGACGCTGTCGCTGATGCTCGCGGTGTATGCCATCGTCAACGGCAACGAGGCCGGCTGGCAGTCGGCGCAGACGCTCGGCCTGCTGGGTGCGGCAGTGGTGCTGATGGTGCTCTTCATCGCCATCGAGGCCCGGGTGCAGCATCCGCTGATGCCGCTGGGCCTGTTCCGGCTGCGCAGCGTTTCGGTCTCCAACGTGGTGGGCGTGCTGTGGGCGGCGGCCATGTTCGCGTGGTTCTTCATTTCCGCGCTCTACATGCAGCTGGTGCTGGGCTACACGCCGATGCAGATCGGCCTGGCGTTCCTGCCGGCCAACCTGATCATGGCGGTGTTCTCGCTGGGCATCTCGGCCAGGCTGGTGATGCGCTTCGGCATCCGCAGGCCGCTGTCCGTGGGGCTCTGGCTGGCGGCCATCGGGCTCGCGCTGTTCGCGCGAGCGCCGGTGAACGGCAGCTTCGTGGTCGACGTGCTGCCGGGCATGCTGCTGCTCGGCCTCGGCGCGGGCATGGCGCTGAATCCGCTGCTGCTCGCGGCCATGAGCGAGGTGAGTCCGACCGAGTCGGGTCTGGCCTCGGGCGTGGTCAACACGGCCTTCATGATGGGCGGGGCGCTGGGCCTGGCGGTGCTGGCCAGCGCCGCCGTTGCGCGCACCGCGTCGATGGAGGCGGCCGGCGCAACGCTTGCCCTCGCGCTCACCGGCGGCTACAACCTCGCGTTCCTCATCGGGGCGGTCTTCGCGGCCGTGGCGGGGCTGCTCGGGGCCGTGCTGCTTCGCACCGCATCGCCAGGGTCCACCCAGAACAACAAAGACAACAACAAGGGGGCCGCGGCATCCGCAGGCACGGCCAACCGTGCAGCGGCGTCCTGA
- a CDS encoding DUF1428 domain-containing protein encodes MARYVDGFIVPIPSNNIEAYRKLARKAGKIWMEYGALEYVECVADDVKPGKLTSFPQSVKQKADETVAFSWIIYKSRKHRDAVNAKVMADPRLAAMDPKTLPFDGKRMIFGGFKSIVEF; translated from the coding sequence ATGGCTCGCTATGTCGATGGCTTCATCGTTCCCATTCCCTCGAACAACATCGAGGCCTACCGCAAGCTGGCGCGCAAGGCGGGCAAGATCTGGATGGAATACGGCGCACTCGAATACGTGGAGTGCGTGGCCGACGACGTGAAGCCCGGCAAGCTCACTTCGTTTCCGCAGAGCGTGAAACAGAAGGCCGACGAAACCGTGGCGTTCTCGTGGATCATCTACAAGTCGCGCAAGCACCGCGACGCGGTCAACGCCAAGGTGATGGCCGACCCGCGCCTTGCCGCGATGGACCCCAAGACCTTGCCCTTCGATGGGAAGCGGATGATCTTCGGCGGGTTCAAGTCGATCGTCGAGTTCTGA
- a CDS encoding sulfite exporter TauE/SafE family protein encodes MVFPLITDPHFYAVAVPAVLLLGISKSGFGAGFGSLAVPLMALAVTVPQAAAILMPLLLLMDLLGLAAFRNDFDRALLKFLIPFGLLGTVIGTLLFRTLSAHTVAGIVGVFTLLFLAQRLVFPPKPDDPLPSRAVGAALTAVSGFTSFIAHAGGPPINAYVIPLRLKPVVFTATMAYFFFVVNLSKWIPYAWLGLIDLRTLATSLALMPLAPLGVWVGIRIARRIDATWFYRFVYLGMLLTGLKLVYDGFFA; translated from the coding sequence ATGGTCTTTCCCCTCATCACCGATCCGCATTTCTATGCGGTTGCCGTTCCCGCCGTGCTGCTGCTGGGCATCAGCAAGAGCGGCTTCGGCGCCGGCTTCGGGTCATTGGCGGTGCCGCTGATGGCGCTGGCGGTCACCGTGCCGCAGGCCGCGGCCATCCTGATGCCGCTGCTGCTGTTGATGGACCTGCTCGGCCTGGCCGCCTTCCGCAATGACTTCGACCGCGCGCTGCTCAAGTTCCTGATTCCCTTCGGGCTGCTCGGCACGGTGATCGGCACGCTGCTTTTCCGCACGCTCTCGGCCCACACCGTGGCGGGCATCGTCGGCGTGTTCACGCTGCTGTTCCTGGCGCAGCGGCTGGTGTTTCCGCCCAAGCCGGACGACCCGCTGCCCTCGCGCGCCGTGGGTGCGGCGCTCACCGCGGTCTCGGGGTTCACGAGCTTCATTGCGCATGCCGGCGGGCCGCCGATCAATGCCTACGTGATTCCGCTGCGGCTCAAGCCGGTGGTGTTTACCGCCACCATGGCGTACTTCTTCTTCGTGGTGAATTTGAGCAAGTGGATCCCCTACGCATGGCTCGGCCTGATCGACCTGCGCACGCTGGCCACTTCGCTGGCGCTGATGCCCCTGGCGCCGCTCGGCGTGTGGGTGGGCATTCGCATTGCCCGGCGCATCGATGCGACGTGGTTCTATCGCTTCGTGTACCTGGGCATGCTGCTGACCGGCCTCAAGCTCGTCTACGACGGATTCTTCGCCTGA
- a CDS encoding DoxX family protein — MNTQAVAANSARAPIAPSQASSVSPATLDDSGKLLLRVAIGVLVLLHGIFKISAGVGFVSAMLVKAGLPGGLAYLVYVGEIVAPLLMIAGFWTRAAAGVVVINMLAAFGLVHMADLFALTKQGGWALELQGLYLFGALAVVLLGAGRFSLGGLRGRWN, encoded by the coding sequence ATGAACACCCAGGCCGTAGCCGCCAACTCCGCGCGTGCGCCGATCGCACCTTCGCAGGCTTCCTCCGTCTCCCCCGCCACGCTGGACGATTCCGGCAAGCTGCTGCTGCGCGTGGCGATCGGCGTGCTCGTGCTGCTGCACGGCATTTTCAAGATCTCCGCCGGCGTGGGCTTCGTGAGCGCGATGCTGGTGAAGGCCGGCCTGCCGGGCGGGCTGGCCTACCTGGTGTACGTGGGCGAGATCGTGGCGCCGCTGCTCATGATCGCCGGCTTCTGGACCCGCGCCGCCGCCGGCGTGGTCGTCATCAACATGCTCGCAGCCTTTGGCCTGGTGCACATGGCCGACCTGTTCGCCCTGACCAAGCAGGGCGGCTGGGCGCTCGAGCTGCAAGGCCTGTACCTGTTCGGCGCGCTGGCAGTGGTGCTGCTGGGCGCGGGCCGCTTCAGCCTCGGCGGTCTGCGCGGCCGCTGGAACTGA
- a CDS encoding Crp/Fnr family transcriptional regulator → MRAPLPTGMAPTSSTPRSSLALRRIALFEGLSDQRLDLLAQQCLWHSVEAGKPLLLRAEQQGEVFMLVSGRVRVTTYAANGRQVTFRDSEAGEHFGDIAAIDGGPRSADVVTLLPSVLASLDRAAFLGLLREEPLVAERVMQRLASLVRQLSERVIDLSTLGVQNRLHAELLRLARTAGVAYNQARLEPAPRHAALASQISTNREQVTRELNVLARSGVLQKEGKALLVADVARLEAMVSQVRGDAG, encoded by the coding sequence ATGCGCGCGCCCCTACCCACCGGCATGGCCCCAACTTCAAGCACCCCCCGTTCCAGCCTCGCGCTGCGCCGCATCGCGCTTTTCGAAGGCCTTTCAGACCAGCGGCTCGACCTGCTCGCGCAGCAATGCCTGTGGCACAGCGTCGAGGCCGGTAAACCCCTGCTGCTGCGCGCCGAGCAGCAGGGCGAGGTGTTCATGCTGGTTTCGGGCCGGGTCCGCGTGACCACTTATGCGGCCAATGGGCGGCAGGTGACTTTCAGGGATTCGGAAGCCGGCGAGCACTTCGGCGACATTGCCGCCATCGACGGCGGGCCGCGTTCGGCCGACGTGGTCACGCTGCTGCCCAGCGTGCTTGCCAGCCTCGACCGCGCCGCCTTCCTGGGCCTGCTGCGCGAGGAGCCGCTGGTGGCCGAGCGGGTGATGCAGCGGCTGGCGTCATTGGTGCGCCAGCTGTCGGAGCGCGTGATCGACCTGAGCACGCTGGGGGTCCAGAACCGGCTGCATGCCGAGTTGCTGCGCCTCGCGCGAACCGCGGGCGTGGCGTACAACCAGGCGCGGCTGGAGCCGGCGCCCAGGCATGCGGCGCTGGCGAGCCAGATCAGCACCAACCGCGAGCAGGTGACCCGCGAGCTCAACGTGCTGGCGCGCAGCGGCGTGTTGCAGAAAGAGGGCAAGGCCCTGCTGGTGGCCGACGTCGCCCGGCTCGAGGCGATGGTTTCACAGGTACGAGGCGACGCCGGCTGA
- a CDS encoding adenylate/guanylate cyclase domain-containing protein produces the protein MDRRSPPIALLPRSPTRRNLRWTSGLVLMAYVTAHLLNHSLGIASFAAAESVLRGVQVFWHSLPGTLLLYGAASVHLALAVAALWERRTLRMPPLEGLRVLLGFVLPLLLATHLTAMRGAYLAYGIEGSYVRVVSGLWSLPGAGAQFTMLLAAWTHGCLGIHFALRARPAYRRFSYLLLAIAVVLPLAAMMGFVSMGREFQWTGVPPAALPTPAEGRALDTAEGRIKLFYALGLAALLAAYGARNWFARRARGLSIALRYPGRTVHVPRGWSVLEASRSHGIAHLSVCGGRARCSTCRVRVLGPAQHTDPPDRDEQRTLERVRAPGGVRLACQLRPRGDIEVIPLFAPASHGRQPAPASSFGRERDVAILFVDLRRWSGLSEGQWPFDLAYVLDRYFATVGAAVRECGGVPNQFIGDSVMAIFGLDTDLPTACRQALRATELIGQRMDAWSEGFEAQFGQPLDFGMGLHAGRAAVGEVGYLDTTTFTAIGEVVNTASRLQDHSKTAASRLVVSVYAAQQAGFAHAGGQVEMLAVRGRSEPLAVICSE, from the coding sequence ATGGACAGACGCTCTCCACCCATCGCCCTGCTGCCGCGATCGCCGACCCGGCGCAACCTCCGATGGACGAGCGGGCTGGTGCTGATGGCCTATGTCACGGCGCACCTGCTGAACCATTCGCTGGGCATCGCCTCCTTCGCGGCGGCCGAGTCGGTGCTGCGCGGCGTGCAGGTCTTCTGGCACAGCCTGCCGGGCACGCTGCTGCTGTATGGTGCGGCCAGCGTGCACCTGGCGCTGGCCGTGGCCGCGCTGTGGGAGCGCCGCACGCTGCGCATGCCGCCGCTCGAGGGCCTGCGCGTGCTGCTGGGCTTTGTGCTGCCGCTGCTGCTGGCCACCCACCTGACCGCCATGCGCGGCGCCTACCTCGCCTACGGCATCGAGGGTTCCTACGTCCGCGTGGTCTCGGGCCTGTGGAGCCTGCCGGGCGCCGGCGCGCAGTTCACGATGCTGCTTGCGGCCTGGACCCATGGCTGCCTCGGCATCCACTTCGCGCTGCGGGCGCGGCCGGCCTACCGCCGCTTTTCCTATCTGCTGCTGGCCATTGCCGTCGTGCTGCCGCTCGCGGCGATGATGGGTTTCGTCTCGATGGGGCGCGAGTTCCAGTGGACCGGCGTGCCGCCTGCGGCGCTGCCAACCCCGGCCGAGGGCCGTGCGCTCGACACGGCGGAAGGCCGCATCAAGCTCTTCTACGCGCTCGGCCTGGCCGCCCTGCTGGCGGCGTACGGGGCGCGCAACTGGTTCGCGCGCCGCGCGCGCGGGCTGTCGATCGCGCTGCGCTACCCCGGCCGCACGGTGCACGTGCCGCGCGGCTGGAGCGTGCTGGAGGCGAGCCGCTCGCACGGCATCGCCCATCTCTCGGTGTGCGGCGGCCGGGCACGCTGCTCGACCTGCCGCGTGCGCGTGCTCGGCCCCGCACAGCACACGGACCCGCCCGACCGCGACGAGCAGCGAACGCTCGAGCGCGTGCGCGCACCGGGCGGTGTGCGGCTGGCCTGCCAGCTGCGCCCGCGAGGCGACATTGAGGTCATCCCGCTGTTCGCGCCGGCAAGCCACGGAAGGCAGCCGGCGCCGGCCAGCAGCTTCGGCCGCGAGCGCGACGTGGCCATCTTGTTCGTGGACCTGCGGCGCTGGTCGGGGCTGTCGGAAGGGCAATGGCCCTTCGACCTGGCCTATGTGCTCGACCGCTACTTCGCCACCGTGGGCGCCGCGGTGCGCGAATGCGGCGGCGTGCCGAACCAGTTCATCGGCGACAGCGTGATGGCGATCTTCGGGCTCGACACCGACCTGCCCACTGCCTGCCGGCAGGCGCTGCGCGCGACCGAACTCATCGGCCAGCGCATGGATGCGTGGAGCGAAGGCTTCGAAGCCCAGTTCGGCCAGCCGCTGGACTTCGGCATGGGCCTGCACGCCGGACGCGCGGCGGTGGGTGAAGTGGGCTACCTCGACACGACCACCTTCACCGCGATCGGCGAAGTGGTCAACACCGCGAGCCGGCTTCAGGACCATTCCAAGACGGCCGCATCGCGCCTGGTGGTCTCGGTGTATGCCGCGCAGCAGGCCGGCTTCGCGCATGCGGGGGGACAGGTCGAAATGCTGGCCGTGCGCGGCCGCTCCGAGCCGCTTGCGGTGATCTGCTCCGAGTAG
- the rtcA gene encoding RNA 3'-terminal phosphate cyclase codes for MIELDGSQGEGGGQILRTSLALSVATGQPVAIEKIRAGRVKPGLMRQHLACVNAAARISGAQVEGAELGSQSLRFVPGPVRAGDYRFAIASAGSCMLVLQTVLPPLLLADAPSHLHLSGGTHNPMAPPFHFLERAFAPLVRRLGADLQLVLRRCGFYPAGGGEVEATIVPAAAGLRPFDLATRGALLSGHAECLAPGLARHVATRELETLGKAMGWSGEQLRTGTARQNEGPGNALLATLAYEQVTEVFTAFGEKSLSAEQVAHGLVKELREFQNSQAAVGPHLADQLALLQGLAAWRSGRGGTFTCSEVTEHTRTNCAVIERFLPVRYAITQAPGAATVKVAPA; via the coding sequence ATGATCGAGCTCGACGGTTCGCAAGGCGAGGGCGGCGGGCAGATCCTGCGCACCAGCCTGGCCCTGTCGGTGGCTACGGGCCAGCCCGTGGCCATCGAGAAGATTCGCGCGGGCCGCGTCAAGCCGGGCCTGATGCGCCAGCACCTGGCGTGCGTGAATGCCGCAGCCCGGATCAGCGGCGCGCAGGTGGAAGGGGCCGAGCTCGGTTCGCAGTCGCTGCGCTTCGTGCCCGGGCCGGTGCGCGCGGGCGACTACCGCTTCGCGATTGCCAGTGCGGGCAGCTGCATGCTGGTCCTGCAGACGGTGCTGCCGCCGCTGCTGCTGGCCGATGCGCCGAGCCATCTGCATCTGAGCGGCGGAACACACAACCCGATGGCGCCACCCTTCCATTTTCTGGAACGCGCCTTTGCGCCGCTGGTGCGCCGCCTGGGCGCGGACCTGCAGCTGGTGCTGCGCCGCTGCGGTTTCTATCCCGCCGGCGGCGGCGAGGTCGAAGCGACCATCGTGCCGGCCGCCGCTGGGCTGCGGCCTTTCGATCTGGCGACCCGCGGCGCGCTCCTGTCGGGCCATGCGGAGTGCCTGGCGCCGGGGCTTGCGCGCCACGTCGCCACGCGCGAGCTGGAAACGCTGGGCAAGGCCATGGGATGGTCCGGCGAGCAGCTGCGCACCGGAACGGCGCGCCAGAACGAGGGGCCCGGCAACGCGCTGCTTGCCACGCTGGCGTACGAGCAGGTCACCGAGGTCTTCACGGCCTTCGGCGAAAAGTCGCTGAGCGCCGAGCAGGTGGCGCACGGGCTGGTGAAGGAGCTGCGCGAATTCCAGAACAGCCAGGCGGCCGTGGGGCCGCACCTTGCCGATCAACTGGCCCTGCTGCAGGGGCTGGCGGCATGGCGAAGCGGCCGCGGCGGCACCTTCACCTGCAGCGAAGTGACCGAGCACACGCGTACCAACTGCGCGGTGATCGAACGCTTCCTGCCGGTGCGCTACGCCATCACGCAAGCGCCCGGTGCGGCCACCGTGAAGGTGGCGCCGGCCTGA
- a CDS encoding zinc-ribbon domain containing protein — protein MKSNKQRRAEIKAHRLERAARRVAEQRLSAGERPVAGAGLVVADTALLAAHNNTYGLLPTFYVDKAFTCRDCGVGEVWTAKQQKWWYEVALGNINSTAVRCRACRLARRALLRSGAAAAQEGGRA, from the coding sequence ATGAAAAGCAACAAGCAACGCCGCGCCGAAATCAAGGCACATCGGCTCGAACGCGCCGCGCGCAGGGTGGCCGAACAACGGCTGTCCGCCGGCGAGCGGCCGGTGGCTGGTGCCGGCCTGGTGGTCGCCGATACGGCGCTGCTGGCCGCGCACAACAATACCTACGGGCTGCTGCCCACGTTCTATGTGGACAAGGCTTTCACTTGCCGCGACTGCGGTGTCGGCGAAGTGTGGACGGCAAAGCAGCAGAAGTGGTGGTACGAGGTGGCGCTGGGAAACATCAACAGCACGGCGGTGCGCTGCCGTGCCTGCCGGCTCGCAAGGCGCGCGCTTCTGCGCTCCGGCGCGGCCGCGGCGCAGGAAGGAGGCCGCGCATGA
- a CDS encoding RtcB family protein: MKQNYKLHEVANGVPVKMWTNGVPVEDEAQKQLENAARLPIVFKHIAAMPDVHYGIGATVGSVIPTFKAIIPAAVGVDIGCGMMACKTTLNARDLPDNLGPLRAAIEKAVPHGSNPKRMGRDKGSWETPPDETDAAWAKLVDEFDLICEDYPRIRNTNNHKHLGTLGTGNHFIEVCLDEAGAVWFMLHSGSRGVGNAIGTHFIELAKNDAELHQRNLPDQDLAYFEEGAKYFGDYVRAVGWAQKFARANREVMMQRVVAAARKVIAKPFEAHVEAVNCHHNYVSRETHFGEDVLVTRKGAVSAKAGELGIIPGSMGAKSYIVRGKGNPESFMSCSHGAGRKMSRTKAKKLFTIADQIAATEGVECRKDVDVIDEIPMAYKDIDAVMEAQKDLVEVIYMLKQVVCVKG, translated from the coding sequence ATGAAACAGAACTACAAACTGCACGAAGTGGCCAACGGCGTCCCCGTGAAGATGTGGACGAACGGCGTGCCCGTGGAAGACGAGGCGCAGAAGCAGCTCGAGAACGCTGCGCGCCTGCCCATCGTGTTCAAGCACATCGCGGCCATGCCCGACGTGCACTACGGCATCGGCGCCACCGTGGGCTCGGTGATCCCGACCTTCAAGGCCATCATCCCGGCCGCAGTGGGCGTGGACATCGGCTGCGGAATGATGGCCTGCAAGACCACGCTCAACGCACGCGACCTGCCCGACAACCTGGGCCCGCTGCGCGCGGCGATCGAAAAGGCCGTGCCGCACGGGAGCAATCCCAAGCGCATGGGCCGCGACAAGGGATCGTGGGAAACGCCGCCCGATGAAACCGATGCCGCCTGGGCGAAGCTGGTGGATGAGTTCGACCTGATCTGCGAGGACTACCCGCGCATCAGGAACACGAACAACCACAAGCACCTGGGAACGCTGGGTACCGGCAACCACTTCATCGAGGTGTGCCTGGATGAAGCGGGCGCCGTGTGGTTCATGCTGCACTCGGGTTCGCGCGGCGTGGGCAATGCCATCGGTACGCACTTCATCGAACTCGCGAAGAATGACGCCGAACTGCACCAGCGCAACCTGCCTGATCAAGACCTGGCGTACTTCGAGGAAGGCGCCAAGTACTTCGGCGACTACGTGCGCGCGGTAGGCTGGGCCCAGAAGTTCGCGCGCGCCAACCGCGAGGTGATGATGCAGCGCGTGGTCGCGGCCGCGCGCAAGGTGATTGCCAAGCCTTTCGAGGCGCACGTGGAAGCGGTGAACTGCCACCACAACTACGTGAGCCGCGAGACGCACTTCGGCGAAGACGTGCTCGTCACCCGCAAGGGCGCGGTGAGCGCCAAGGCCGGCGAGCTCGGGATCATTCCCGGCAGCATGGGCGCCAAGAGCTACATCGTGCGCGGCAAGGGCAACCCCGAGAGCTTCATGAGCTGCAGTCACGGCGCCGGTCGAAAGATGAGCCGCACCAAGGCGAAGAAGCTCTTCACCATAGCCGACCAGATCGCCGCGACCGAGGGCGTGGAATGCCGCAAGGACGTCGACGTGATCGACGAGATCCCGATGGCCTACAAGGACATCGACGCGGTGATGGAAGCGCAGAAGGACCTGGTGGAGGTGATCTACATGCTCAAGCAGGTGGTGTGCGTGAAGGGATAG